Proteins encoded within one genomic window of Candidatus Rokuibacteriota bacterium:
- a CDS encoding CoA transferase — translation MARLYGSLLLARLGAEVIKLEEPGTGDPGWW, via the coding sequence ATGGCCAGGCTCTACGGGAGTCTGCTCCTGGCCCGCCTCGGTGCCGAGGTGATCAAGCTGGAGGAGCCCGGGACCGGCGACCCCGGGTGGTGGTGA